A window of the Osmia lignaria lignaria isolate PbOS001 chromosome 2, iyOsmLign1, whole genome shotgun sequence genome harbors these coding sequences:
- the LOC117606894 gene encoding knirps-related protein, translating to MNQQCKVCGEPAAGFHFGAFTCEGCKSFFGRSYNNLSSISECKNGGECVINKKNRTACKACRLRKCLLVGMSKSGSRYGRRSNWFKIHCLLQEQQQQQQQQQHHYQQNLPSQQLAQQQRKPMSPPIGIHAGQRKDDVLMLGLDDYKNSTSPSISSPESHNSDSSVEISERRAAFSGHPGFRPLHSHLQPSVAELSALSKEMMSLPLGFHLGGMSLIPPAFLPPPSLTMFSPYHLYATSHGASHPLVSNHSSNLLRHSPVIEDCTGATTTAATTATTTTTTISIDTKDPCGKNNNNNNDTYAHNHNVQPSRRSASPNPEIGETYNKRFYLDAVLKSQRTRVAGSPVGSVKQRSEDGSPVCSPKPETDCPPPQDNPIDLSMKSTLTATSEENEDDEIDMESVSDRDSPPVKKKPAPIDLTTKS from the exons ATGAATCAACAGTGCAAGGTGTGCGGCGAACCCGCGGCCGGCTTCCATTTTGGTGCATTCACCTGCGAGGGTTGCAAG TCGTTCTTTGGGAGATCATACAACAACCTGAGCAGCATTTCCGAGTGCAAGAACGGAGGCGAGTGTGTCATCAACAAGAAGAACCGAACCGCCTGCAAGGCTTGCCGTCTACGAAAATGCTTGCTGGTAGGCATGTCGAAATCGGGCTCGCGTTACGGACGCAGATCGAACTGGTTCAAAATTCACTGTCTACTTCAagaacaacagcagcaacaacaacaacagcaacaccaTTACCAACAGAATCTCCCCAGTCAGCAACTAGCGCAACAGCAACGAAAACCTATGAGTCCACCTATCGGCATCCACGCGGGTCAACGAAAGGACGACGTTTTGATGCTAGGTCTGGATGACTACAAAAATTCAACATCACCCAGTATCAGTTCTCCAGAATCGCATAACAGCGACAGTTCTGTAGAGATATCCGAGAGACGAGCCGCGTTCTCGGGTCATCCAGGATTCAGACCGTTGCATTCTCACCTGCAGCCCTCTGTGGCTGAACTGTCCGCGCTCAGCAAAGAGATGATGAGCCTACCACTTGGTTTCCACCTTGGTGGCATGTCTCTGATACCACCAGCTTTTCTGCCACCACCGAGCCTAACAATGTTCTCTCCGTATCATTTGTACGCGACCTCCCACGGGGCTTCCCATCCGTTGGTATCTAACCATTCGTCTAACCTACTTCGGCATTCGCCAGTGATCGAGGATTGCACCGGTGCAACCACCACCGCGGCCACCACCGCCACAACAACCACCACTACCATCAGCATCGACACCAAGGATCCATgcgggaagaacaacaataataacaatgacacaTACGCGCATAATCATAACGTACAACCGTCGAGACGAAGCGCCTCCCCTAATCCGGAGATAGGAGAAACTTATAACAAACGATTCTACCTTGACGCTGTGTTAAAGAGCCAACGAACACGCGTCGCGGGTTCTCCAGTAGGGTCTGTGAAGCAACGTTCGGAGGACGGTTCTCCAGTTTGCAGTCCAAAACCGGAGACCGATTGTCCACCCCCGCAGGACAATCCTATAGACCTGTCCATGAAGTCTACTCTGACTGCTACGAGCGAGGAGAACGAGGATGACGAGATAGACATGGAGAGCGTGAGTGACAGAGACAGCCCTCCTGTCAAGAAGAAACCAGCACCCATAGATCTGACAACGAAATCCTAG
- the LOC117606893 gene encoding kelch-like protein 17 isoform X2, protein MGTRAVAVGAAPGAAGVSGEAGLAGVPRLLEDLARLSEDKDTADIVFLLGRDETPVYAHRIILKARCKNFTAAKRIGTPGNPTPVRMPHAHSETFRQFIHYIYTGKIMLQDSGIFEMLGLAHELGVEELRRSCVEHVSTTLSPGNACALLTAALDAQERVPSGKGACSSFIERCFTYIGENAVDIVKTTAFCNLPKDALVKLISSDYLGLEEEDVWRAVLNWAKYQAGVTQPTQHWTEEERVRVCQHLSGVINHVRLLLIDSQVFAEEVEPTGAVPIELSLERYRYAALPNKYAEICADKRLQPRVSPLLFPGSQILSRDKMGFQRLLNQWYGSPKQTWRLVYRASSHGYSAASFHRHCDGICPTYVIALGTRGEICGGFSDAPWGKTNAKGHYIFSEKAFLFTLTNNQDVPPTKYDIVKKPFAICYHPDIGPIFGAGADLLISSNCNVNMESYSNLPHSYEGEHASNTLLMGDYHFSVVDYEVFTPSHPVPKSTH, encoded by the exons ATGGGAACTAGAGCAGTCGCCGTGGGGGCGGCACCAGGAGCAGCAGGGGTATCCGGCGAAGCAGGCTTAGCCGGTGTACCGAGACTTTTGGAGGACCTGGCCCGACTTTCCGAGGACAAAGATACAGCTGACATAGTATTCCTTCTAGGACGGGACGAAACGCCGGTGTACGCTCACAGAATTATCTTAAAAGCAAG GTGCAAGAACTTCACGGCTGCGAAGAGGATCGGGACACCCGGAAATCCAACGCCAGTGCGTATGCCACACGCTCATTCAGAGACGTTTCGACAGTTCATTCATTACATTTACACGGGCAAG ATTATGCTGCAGGACAGTGGCATTTTCGAGATGCTAGGACTCGCTCACGAACTCGGTGTCGAAGAACTTCGAAGGAGTTGCGTGGAACACGTCTCCACTACTCTCAGCCCCGGAAACGCTTGTGCTCTTTTGACTGCGGCTTTGGATGCCCAAGAGCGAGTTCCTA GTGGTAAAGGAGCTTGTTCTTCTTTCATCGAGAGATGCTTTACCTACATAGGAGAAAATGCTGTAGACATAGTCAAAACAACAGCATTTTGTAATCTTCCAAAGGATGCATTGGTGAAGCTTATATCTTCAGACTATCTGGGATTGGAGGAAGAAGATGTTTGGAGAGCGGTACTAAACTGGGCTAAATATCAG GCAGGGGTGACGCAGCCTACTCAACACTGGACAGAGGAGGAACGTGTGAGGGTTTGCCAACATTTATCGGGAGTGATAAATCATGTTCGCCTGCTGCTAATCGACAGTCAAGTCTTTGCGGAGGAAGTAGAACCGACGGGAGCGGTGCCTATAGAACTTTCCTTGGAGAG GTATAGGTATGCAGCGCTCCCGAACAAGTATGCAGAAATTTGCGCAGACAAACGGCTACAACCGAGAGTAAGTCCATTACTGTTCCCTGGATCACAAATCTTATCTAGAGATAAGATGGGCTTCCAACGTCTTCTGAATCAGTGGTACGGATCACCGAAACAGACTTGGCGTTTAGTGTACCG AGCCTCTAGTCATGGTTACTCAGCAGCATCGTTTCACCGGCATTGCGATGGAATTTGCCCAACATACGTAATTGCATTG GGAACTCGAGGAGAAATTTGTGGGGGTTTCAGTGATGCACCATGGGGCAAGACAAATGCTAAAGGACACTACATCTTTTCAGAAAAAGCTTTCCTGTTTACGTTAACAAACAACCAAGATGTACCTCCAACAAAATACGACATCGTGAAAAAACCTTTCGCAATTTGTTATCACCCAGA TATTGGACCAATTTTTGGAGCGGGAGCCGATTTACTCATTTCTAGTAATTGTAACGTGAATATGGAAAGCTATAGTAATCTTCCTCACAGCTATGAAGGTGAACACGCTTCGAATACTCTATTGATGGGAGACTATCATTTCTCTGTAGTAGATTACGAAGTTTTTACCCCTAGCCATCCAGTTCCCAAATCCACTCATTAA
- the LOC117606893 gene encoding BTB/POZ domain-containing protein 9 isoform X1 has protein sequence MGTRAVAVGAAPGAAGVSGEAGLAGVPRLLEDLARLSEDKDTADIVFLLGRDETPVYAHRIILKARCKNFTAAKRIGTPGNPTPVRMPHAHSETFRQFIHYIYTGKIMLQDSGIFEMLGLAHELGVEELRRSCVEHVSTTLSPGNACALLTAALDAQERVPSGKGACSSFIERCFTYIGENAVDIVKTTAFCNLPKDALVKLISSDYLGLEEEDVWRAVLNWAKYQAGVTQPTQHWTEEERVRVCQHLSGVINHVRLLLIDSQVFAEEVEPTGAVPIELSLERYEFFNPDRSSGSKPTRYRYAALPNKYAEICADKRLQPRVSPLLFPGSQILSRDKMGFQRLLNQWYGSPKQTWRLVYRASSHGYSAASFHRHCDGICPTYVIALGTRGEICGGFSDAPWGKTNAKGHYIFSEKAFLFTLTNNQDVPPTKYDIVKKPFAICYHPDIGPIFGAGADLLISSNCNVNMESYSNLPHSYEGEHASNTLLMGDYHFSVVDYEVFTPSHPVPKSTH, from the exons ATGGGAACTAGAGCAGTCGCCGTGGGGGCGGCACCAGGAGCAGCAGGGGTATCCGGCGAAGCAGGCTTAGCCGGTGTACCGAGACTTTTGGAGGACCTGGCCCGACTTTCCGAGGACAAAGATACAGCTGACATAGTATTCCTTCTAGGACGGGACGAAACGCCGGTGTACGCTCACAGAATTATCTTAAAAGCAAG GTGCAAGAACTTCACGGCTGCGAAGAGGATCGGGACACCCGGAAATCCAACGCCAGTGCGTATGCCACACGCTCATTCAGAGACGTTTCGACAGTTCATTCATTACATTTACACGGGCAAG ATTATGCTGCAGGACAGTGGCATTTTCGAGATGCTAGGACTCGCTCACGAACTCGGTGTCGAAGAACTTCGAAGGAGTTGCGTGGAACACGTCTCCACTACTCTCAGCCCCGGAAACGCTTGTGCTCTTTTGACTGCGGCTTTGGATGCCCAAGAGCGAGTTCCTA GTGGTAAAGGAGCTTGTTCTTCTTTCATCGAGAGATGCTTTACCTACATAGGAGAAAATGCTGTAGACATAGTCAAAACAACAGCATTTTGTAATCTTCCAAAGGATGCATTGGTGAAGCTTATATCTTCAGACTATCTGGGATTGGAGGAAGAAGATGTTTGGAGAGCGGTACTAAACTGGGCTAAATATCAG GCAGGGGTGACGCAGCCTACTCAACACTGGACAGAGGAGGAACGTGTGAGGGTTTGCCAACATTTATCGGGAGTGATAAATCATGTTCGCCTGCTGCTAATCGACAGTCAAGTCTTTGCGGAGGAAGTAGAACCGACGGGAGCGGTGCCTATAGAACTTTCCTTGGAGAGGTACGAATTTTTCAATCCCGATCGATCAAGTGGCTCAAAACCCACAAG GTATAGGTATGCAGCGCTCCCGAACAAGTATGCAGAAATTTGCGCAGACAAACGGCTACAACCGAGAGTAAGTCCATTACTGTTCCCTGGATCACAAATCTTATCTAGAGATAAGATGGGCTTCCAACGTCTTCTGAATCAGTGGTACGGATCACCGAAACAGACTTGGCGTTTAGTGTACCG AGCCTCTAGTCATGGTTACTCAGCAGCATCGTTTCACCGGCATTGCGATGGAATTTGCCCAACATACGTAATTGCATTG GGAACTCGAGGAGAAATTTGTGGGGGTTTCAGTGATGCACCATGGGGCAAGACAAATGCTAAAGGACACTACATCTTTTCAGAAAAAGCTTTCCTGTTTACGTTAACAAACAACCAAGATGTACCTCCAACAAAATACGACATCGTGAAAAAACCTTTCGCAATTTGTTATCACCCAGA TATTGGACCAATTTTTGGAGCGGGAGCCGATTTACTCATTTCTAGTAATTGTAACGTGAATATGGAAAGCTATAGTAATCTTCCTCACAGCTATGAAGGTGAACACGCTTCGAATACTCTATTGATGGGAGACTATCATTTCTCTGTAGTAGATTACGAAGTTTTTACCCCTAGCCATCCAGTTCCCAAATCCACTCATTAA
- the LOC117606895 gene encoding putative small nuclear ribonucleoprotein E: MSYKGPQKVQKVMVQPINLIFRYLQNRSRVQVWLFENINLRIEGHIVGFDEYMNLVLDDAEEYHLKTKNRKPLGRIMLKGDNITLIQNTNPGGN, from the coding sequence ATGTCATACAAGGGACCACAGAAAGTTCAGAAGGTGATGGTACAACCCATCAACCTTATATTTCGATACTTACAAAACCGTTCACGGGTACAAGTTTGGTTATTTGAAAACATAAATCTACGGATTGAGGGTCATATCGTCGGATTTGATGAATACATGAATTTGGTGCTGGACGATGCGGAGGAATATCATTTGAAGACTAAGAACAGAAAACCACTTGGACGGATCATGTTAAAAGGCGATAACATAACATTAATACAAAATACGAATCCAGGAGGGAATTAG